From one Perca flavescens isolate YP-PL-M2 chromosome 19, PFLA_1.0, whole genome shotgun sequence genomic stretch:
- the LOC114574007 gene encoding uncharacterized protein LOC114574007 isoform X1, whose product MRSFSLISALLLCSLSWISVSASESHTVEVQSGGDVTLMCSNISSTPTQTEWFRVINRTKPSCVSSMYGSDGKPSFCDGFQNGFEMSSNISSVFLKIKRVDLSDSGLYFCGFYIDGHTVIAGSTHLKAQGNSESDFGVDSKTEKESEGMTNGMIVILGALTVFLTIVVIVLAVKIRKLQTAVIEEPQAERNKDLGSDELNYAALNFQAKTKRSRRPASERELEPHVVYAATR is encoded by the exons ATGAGGAGCTTCAGCTTAATATCAGCTTTACTTCTCTGCAGCCTCA gCTGGATCTCCGTCTCAGCTTCGGAGTCTCACACTGTGGAGGTCCAGTCTGGTGGAGACGTCACTCTGATGTGCTCCAACATTTCCAGCACTCCAACTCAGACAGAATGGTTCAGAGTGATTAACAGAACAAAGCCCAGCTGCGTCTCCTCCATGTACGGGTCTGATGGTAAACCTTCTTTCTGTGATGGATTTCAAAATGGATTTGAGATGAGCTCCAACATCTCTTCTGTCTTTCTTAAAATCAAGAGAGTGGATTTATCTGACTCTGGACTGTATTTCTGTGGATTTTACATAGACGGACATACAGTCATCGCCGgttcaacacatttaaaagctCAAG gTAACAGTGAATCTGATTTTGGAGTGGATTCAAAGACTGAAA AGGAGTCTGAAGGAATGACAAACGGCATGATTGTGATCCTGGGTGCTCTGACTGTTTTCCTCACTATAGTCGTCATTGTTCTGGCTGTTAAAATCAGGAAACTTCAGACAG CTGTGATTGAAGAACCGCAGGCAGAAAGAAACAAG GATCTGGGCTCAGATGAACTGAACTACGCAGCTCTAAATTTCCAGGCGAAAACCAAAAGAAGCCGCAGGCCTGCATcagagagagagctggagcCACATGTTGTGTATGCTGCCACCAGATAG
- the LOC114574005 gene encoding uncharacterized protein LOC114574005 isoform X1, with amino-acid sequence MCVCVCVCVCVWVGVELSVKYHCSATIIRTMRNFTLMTVLLLCCLSWISVSVSESQTVEVQPGEDVTLLCSNFSSTPSQIYWFRVVKRSQPRCVSFMFEAPEPARLCDGFQNGKFEMRSNISTVFLKINQVNSSDSGLYFCGYIITKNLVIVDATYLEVQDVFDGITKLMSGILGALTAFLAMIIICQAVKIKKLQKAHIEERNLQQTESLGSDDLNYAAVTFRAKTERNHRLAPETEVASTVIYSATR; translated from the exons atgtgtgtgtgtgtgtgtgtgtgtgtgtgtgtgtgggtgggggtggaGCTCAGTGTAAAGTACCATTGCAGTGCCACGATCATTCGCACAATGAGGAACTTCACCTTGATGACAGTTTTACTTCTCTGCTGCCTCA GCTGGATCTCTGTCTCAGTTTCTGAGTCTCAGACTGTGGAGGTTCAGCCTGGGGAAGACGTCACTCTGCTGTGCTCCAACTTTTCCAGTACTCCCTCTCAGATATATTGGTTCAGAGTGGTCAAGAGATCCCAGCCCCGCTGTGTCTCCTTCATGTTCGAGGCTCCTGAGCCTGCTAGACTCTGTGATGGATTTCAAAATGGAAAATTTGAAATGAGATCCAACATATCTACTGTTTTTCTCAAAATCAATCAAGTGAATTCATCCGACTCTGGGCTGTATTTCTGTGGATATATCATAACAAAAAATCTGGTTATTGTCGATGCGACATATTTAGAGGTTCAAG ATGTGTTTGATGGAATAACAAAGCTGATGAGTGGGATCCTGGGCGCTCTGACTGCTTTCCTCGCTATGATCATCATTTGTCAGGCTGTTAAAATCAAAAAGCTTCAGAAAG CTCACATTGAGGAACGGAATCTACAACAGACAGAG AGTCTGGGCTCAGATGATCTGAACTATGCAGCAGTGACCTTTCGCGCCAAAACAGAAAGAAACCACCGGCTGGCACCAGAGACAGAAGTGGCGTCAACTGTTATTTATTCAGCCACCAGATAG
- the LOC114574005 gene encoding uncharacterized protein LOC114574005 isoform X2 yields the protein MCVCVCVCVCVWVGVELSVKYHCSATIIRTMRNFTLMTVLLLCCLISESQTVEVQPGEDVTLLCSNFSSTPSQIYWFRVVKRSQPRCVSFMFEAPEPARLCDGFQNGKFEMRSNISTVFLKINQVNSSDSGLYFCGYIITKNLVIVDATYLEVQDVFDGITKLMSGILGALTAFLAMIIICQAVKIKKLQKAHIEERNLQQTESLGSDDLNYAAVTFRAKTERNHRLAPETEVASTVIYSATR from the exons atgtgtgtgtgtgtgtgtgtgtgtgtgtgtgtgtgggtgggggtggaGCTCAGTGTAAAGTACCATTGCAGTGCCACGATCATTCGCACAATGAGGAACTTCACCTTGATGACAGTTTTACTTCTCTGCTGCCTCA TTTCTGAGTCTCAGACTGTGGAGGTTCAGCCTGGGGAAGACGTCACTCTGCTGTGCTCCAACTTTTCCAGTACTCCCTCTCAGATATATTGGTTCAGAGTGGTCAAGAGATCCCAGCCCCGCTGTGTCTCCTTCATGTTCGAGGCTCCTGAGCCTGCTAGACTCTGTGATGGATTTCAAAATGGAAAATTTGAAATGAGATCCAACATATCTACTGTTTTTCTCAAAATCAATCAAGTGAATTCATCCGACTCTGGGCTGTATTTCTGTGGATATATCATAACAAAAAATCTGGTTATTGTCGATGCGACATATTTAGAGGTTCAAG ATGTGTTTGATGGAATAACAAAGCTGATGAGTGGGATCCTGGGCGCTCTGACTGCTTTCCTCGCTATGATCATCATTTGTCAGGCTGTTAAAATCAAAAAGCTTCAGAAAG CTCACATTGAGGAACGGAATCTACAACAGACAGAG AGTCTGGGCTCAGATGATCTGAACTATGCAGCAGTGACCTTTCGCGCCAAAACAGAAAGAAACCACCGGCTGGCACCAGAGACAGAAGTGGCGTCAACTGTTATTTATTCAGCCACCAGATAG
- the LOC114545438 gene encoding T-cell surface glycoprotein CD8 beta chain-like, whose product MLFVSGLISVCVSEFHTVEVQPAEQVTLMCSNFSSIITHIFWFRLDSRPNISRISSMLTSDSNAIFYDGFQNGKFNMTSNTTTLFLNITHVDLSDSGLYFCGFSSNNYSVIVSATYLKVHEVFDGIMSLTSVILLGLILFLVPVVIGLIVKISKLHTAQKEGQTPQRSENLDSDALNYAALSFHPEARSSRRPESENQLETVVVYAATR is encoded by the exons ATGTTGTTTGTTTCAGGTTtgatctctgtctgtgtttctgagtTCCACACTGTGGAGGTCCAGCCTGCTGAACAAGTCACACTGATGTGCTCCAACTTCAGCAGCATTATCACACACATATTCTGGTTCAGACTGGACAGCAGACCCAACATCAGCCGGATCTCCTCTATGCTGACCTCTGATTCAAATGCTATATTCTACGATGGATttcaaaatggaaaatttaacATGACATCCAACACCACTACCCTCTTCCTCAACATCACCCATGTGGATTTATCTGACTCTGGACTGTATTTCTGTGGATTTTCCTCAAATAATTACTCAGTAATTGTTAGTGCAACATATCTAAAGGTTCACG AAGTGTTTGATGGAATAATGAGCCTAACCAGTGTGATCCTCCTTGGTCTGATTCTTTTCCTCGTTCCAGTCGTCATTGGTCTGATTGTCAAAATCAGCAAACTTCACACAG CTCAGAAAGAGGGACAGACTCCACAACGCAGCGAG AACCTGGACTCTGATGCCCTGAATTATGCAGCGCTCAGTTTCCATCCAGAAGCAAGAAGCAGCAGAAGGCCTGAATCAGAGAACCAGCTGGAGACCGTTGTTGTATATGCTGCCACCAGATAG
- the LOC114574007 gene encoding uncharacterized protein LOC114574007 isoform X2, translated as MCSNISSTPTQTEWFRVINRTKPSCVSSMYGSDGKPSFCDGFQNGFEMSSNISSVFLKIKRVDLSDSGLYFCGFYIDGHTVIAGSTHLKAQGNSESDFGVDSKTEKESEGMTNGMIVILGALTVFLTIVVIVLAVKIRKLQTAVIEEPQAERNKDLGSDELNYAALNFQAKTKRSRRPASERELEPHVVYAATR; from the exons ATGTGCTCCAACATTTCCAGCACTCCAACTCAGACAGAATGGTTCAGAGTGATTAACAGAACAAAGCCCAGCTGCGTCTCCTCCATGTACGGGTCTGATGGTAAACCTTCTTTCTGTGATGGATTTCAAAATGGATTTGAGATGAGCTCCAACATCTCTTCTGTCTTTCTTAAAATCAAGAGAGTGGATTTATCTGACTCTGGACTGTATTTCTGTGGATTTTACATAGACGGACATACAGTCATCGCCGgttcaacacatttaaaagctCAAG gTAACAGTGAATCTGATTTTGGAGTGGATTCAAAGACTGAAA AGGAGTCTGAAGGAATGACAAACGGCATGATTGTGATCCTGGGTGCTCTGACTGTTTTCCTCACTATAGTCGTCATTGTTCTGGCTGTTAAAATCAGGAAACTTCAGACAG CTGTGATTGAAGAACCGCAGGCAGAAAGAAACAAG GATCTGGGCTCAGATGAACTGAACTACGCAGCTCTAAATTTCCAGGCGAAAACCAAAAGAAGCCGCAGGCCTGCATcagagagagagctggagcCACATGTTGTGTATGCTGCCACCAGATAG
- the LOC114545439 gene encoding T-cell surface glycoprotein CD8 beta chain-like: MKLASITALLCTFSLISVCVSEFHTVEVQPAEQVTLMCSNFSSFTRHIFWFRTRLDSRPNISRISSMLTSDSNAIFYDGFQNGKFNMTSNTTTLFLNITHVDLADSGLYFCGLYSDGKPVIVSATYLKVQEAFDGIKSPTSVILGALTVFFVPVLISLIVIIRRLHTTDNEEQNPQQTEVNSI; the protein is encoded by the exons ATGAAGCTCGCCTCGATAACAGCTTTGCTCTGCACCTTCA gtttgatctctgtctgtgtttctgagtTCCACACTGTGGAGGTCCAGCCTGCTGAACAAGTCACACTGATGTGCTCCAACTTCAGCAGCTTTACCAGGCACATATTCTGGTTCAGAACCAGACTGGACAGCAGACCCAACATCAGCCGGATCTCCTCTATGCTGACCTCTGATTCAAATGCTATATTCTACGATGGATttcaaaatggaaaatttaacATGACATCCAACACCACTACCCTCTTCCTCAACATCACCCATGTGGATTTAGCTGACTCTGGACTGTATTTCTGTGGACTTTACTCAGATGGAAAGCCAGTAATTGTTAGTGCAACATATCTAAAAGTTCAag AAGCGTTTGATGGAATAAAGAGTCCGACCAGCGTGATCCTCGGTGCTTTGACTGTTTTCTTCGTTCCAGTCCTCATCAGTCTGATTGTCATAATCAGGAGACTTCATACAA CTGATAATGAAGAACAGAATCCACAACAGACTGAGGTGAATTCCATTTAA